CCGAAGCACTCGGTGACCTGACGCGTCAAGAGATCGCCCATCACATATTTGCCGCGGGTCGCGACCGTGACGCTGCGCGCCTTGAACGGCGTCAGCCAGTTGGTGTTGATGTGCGCGAGCACGCCGGAGGCGGTGCGGAACTGCAACAGCGCGATATCCTCGCGCTCGGCGACGGCGCTGGAAAGCTGCGGCTGCACCTCGACGATATCGGACTCGGTGAACCAGCGGATCAGATCGATGTCGTGCACGGCAAGGTCGATCACCACCCCGACATTCGACATCCGCGGCGGAAACGGGCCGACGCGCGTGATCGCGATCGAAAGAATGTCTTCGCCCGACAGCGCCTTCTTGATGGCGGCGACCGCCGGGTTGAATCGTTCGACATGTCCCACCATCAGCGTCACGCCGGCGCGGCGGGCCGCGGCGACGATCTCCTGTCCCTCCGCTACCGAGGGCGCGATCGGCTTTTCGACGAGGATGTGAATGCCGTGCGCGATGCAGGCGAGCGCAACCTCGTGATGGAGGTGGGTCGGCGCGGCAATGGTCACCGCCTCGACGCCTTCCGCGATCAGATCGTCCAGGCTCGAGAAGGTGCGGCAGCCGGTCAGGTCCGTCGCACGCGTCCGATGGGCCTGCAGGGGATCGACGACGCCGACCAGCGTGATGTCCGGCAGGCCGGCCAGCACGCGTGCATGATTGCTGCCCATGACGCCTGCGCCGATCACGCCAATGCGAAGCGAACGCTTCGCCTCGGCCTTCGCCCCCGATGCGGCCCCTTTGGCACTCATATTCTCAACCCCGGTATCCCCACGTCACGAATATCCCGGCCGATCTCCTAGCACGTCGCCACACACGTGGCGAATGCAGAGAGACGATCCCGGACACGTTTTGATTCAAAAAATTACACCGTCCTGCCGCCCAGGCAGCGCGCATAGCCCGCAAGGATCGCGGTTCGCCGCCGATAGTCCCACCGCTCACGAGCGCTGGTAATCGTCCTCGATGCGGATGATGTCGTCCTCGCCGAGATAGCTGCCGGTCTGGACCTCGATCAATTCCAGTGGAATCTTGCCGGGGTTTTCCAGCCGGTGCACCGCGCCGATCGGGATATAGATCGATTCGTTCTCGTGCACGGTCTTCACCGTTTCGTTGACCGTCACCCGCGCCGCACCGCGCACCACGATCCAGTGCTCGGAGCGATGGTGATGCTTCTGCAGCGACAGCCGGCCGGCCGGCTTGACGATGATGCGCTTGACCTGGTGACGGTCGCCATTGTCGACCGACTGGTATGACCCCCAGGGCCGGTGCACCTTGATGTGATCCTCGGTGACTT
The sequence above is drawn from the Bradyrhizobium sediminis genome and encodes:
- a CDS encoding Gfo/Idh/MocA family protein, which translates into the protein MSAKGAASGAKAEAKRSLRIGVIGAGVMGSNHARVLAGLPDITLVGVVDPLQAHRTRATDLTGCRTFSSLDDLIAEGVEAVTIAAPTHLHHEVALACIAHGIHILVEKPIAPSVAEGQEIVAAARRAGVTLMVGHVERFNPAVAAIKKALSGEDILSIAITRVGPFPPRMSNVGVVIDLAVHDIDLIRWFTESDIVEVQPQLSSAVAEREDIALLQFRTASGVLAHINTNWLTPFKARSVTVATRGKYVMGDLLTRQVTECFGFKPDGSYSMRHLPVGHDEPLRAELIAFIHAVRSGNVPAVTGDEGVASLEIAIQCLETPAKPTAASAALKGPRRVVG